One stretch of Amycolatopsis sp. NBC_00345 DNA includes these proteins:
- a CDS encoding exodeoxyribonuclease III gives MLTVSTVNVNGLRAAVKKGFVEWLATTKADVVACQEVRAEAAQLPASVVSPEGWFAVHAPSSAKGRSGVALYSRVEPEEVRVGFGEAEFEDSGRYLEMHLPGVVVASLYLPSGDVGTERQDEKERFMAAFLPYLVELRAKSAAAGREVVVVGDWNIAYDTVDLKNWRGNQKSSGFLPEEREWLGRVYEEAGYTDVQRRLDPAGPGPYTWWSYRGQAFDNDSGWRIDCQLATPGLAEKVTSVVVERAASYDQRWSDHAPLTAVYDYPFTR, from the coding sequence GTGCTGACCGTCTCGACCGTGAATGTCAACGGCCTTCGGGCCGCCGTGAAGAAGGGCTTCGTCGAGTGGCTTGCCACCACGAAGGCCGATGTCGTCGCCTGTCAGGAGGTGCGGGCTGAGGCTGCGCAGTTGCCGGCGTCCGTTGTGTCGCCCGAGGGGTGGTTCGCTGTGCACGCGCCCTCCTCAGCGAAGGGGCGTAGCGGCGTCGCGCTGTACAGCCGCGTTGAGCCTGAAGAGGTGCGCGTCGGCTTTGGCGAGGCCGAGTTCGAGGACAGTGGGCGTTACCTCGAGATGCACCTGCCCGGCGTTGTCGTCGCGAGCCTGTATCTGCCGAGTGGTGACGTCGGAACCGAGCGGCAGGACGAAAAGGAACGTTTCATGGCGGCCTTCCTGCCCTACCTCGTCGAGCTGCGCGCGAAGTCCGCCGCCGCCGGGCGTGAGGTCGTGGTGGTGGGCGACTGGAACATCGCCTACGACACCGTCGACCTCAAAAACTGGCGTGGCAACCAGAAGTCCTCCGGCTTCCTCCCCGAGGAGCGCGAGTGGCTCGGCCGCGTCTACGAGGAGGCGGGCTACACCGATGTCCAGCGGCGCCTCGACCCGGCGGGGCCTGGCCCGTACACGTGGTGGTCCTACCGCGGCCAGGCCTTCGACAACGACTCGGGCTGGCGCATCGACTGCCAGCTCGCCACCCCGGGCCTGGCCGAGAAGGTCACCTCCGTGGTCGTCGAGCGCGCCGCGAGTTACGACCAGCGCTGGTCCGACCACGCGCCCCTCACCGCCGTTTACGACTACCCGTTCACTCGCTGA
- a CDS encoding chitinase, which translates to MSGFRPCSADAYWSIPLWCRPLQGARPRELTMSLRRILTAVGITAAAFVATAAAVIPASTATAAPTRSATASSPDASFVVSEDQFNQMFPGRNAFYTYSGLTAALDAYPGFANTGSDTVKKQEAAAFLANVSHETGGLVYIVEQNTSNYPHYCDTSQSYGCPAGTAAYYGRGPIQLSWNFNYKAAGDALGIDLLNNPYLVEQDAAVAWKTGLWYWNTQTGPGTMTPHDAMVNQRGFGETIRSINGSIECNGGNPSQVQSRIDAYQKITGILGVDPGGNLSC; encoded by the coding sequence ATGTCCGGTTTCCGCCCCTGTTCAGCTGACGCTTATTGGTCTATACCTCTGTGGTGTAGACCACTTCAGGGGGCCCGACCAAGGGAGCTGACGATGTCTCTACGAAGGATTCTGACGGCCGTCGGAATTACGGCGGCCGCGTTCGTCGCCACCGCGGCGGCGGTCATCCCGGCCTCGACGGCCACCGCGGCACCCACCAGAAGCGCCACCGCCTCGTCGCCGGACGCCAGTTTTGTCGTCAGCGAGGACCAGTTCAACCAGATGTTCCCGGGCCGGAACGCCTTCTACACCTACAGTGGACTGACGGCCGCGCTCGACGCGTACCCCGGTTTCGCCAACACCGGCAGTGACACGGTGAAGAAGCAGGAGGCGGCGGCGTTCCTCGCGAATGTCAGCCACGAGACCGGCGGCCTCGTCTACATCGTCGAGCAGAACACCTCGAACTACCCGCATTACTGCGACACGAGCCAGTCCTACGGCTGCCCGGCGGGCACGGCCGCGTACTACGGCCGCGGCCCGATCCAGCTGAGCTGGAACTTCAACTACAAGGCCGCCGGCGACGCGCTCGGGATCGACCTGCTGAACAATCCTTACCTGGTCGAGCAGGACGCGGCCGTCGCGTGGAAGACCGGGCTCTGGTACTGGAACACCCAGACCGGCCCCGGCACCATGACCCCGCACGACGCGATGGTCAACCAGCGCGGCTTCGGCGAGACGATCCGCAGCATCAACGGCTCCATCGAGTGCAACGGCGGCAACCCCAGCCAGGTGCAGAGCCGGATCGACGCTTACCAGAAGATCACGGGCATCCTGGGCGTCGACCCGGGTGGCAACCTGAGCTGCTAG